One Setaria viridis chromosome 7, Setaria_viridis_v4.0, whole genome shotgun sequence genomic region harbors:
- the LOC140223482 gene encoding uncharacterized protein yields MPGWKKAWLSMLDRAGGGGSGSSGSLQVHVQGLHSPSSSSSSLASYKRGGKYGVGHVSSKAVVVGCFSAVLALALAFFYVSVTSGPAAGDSFPSPAAASSSSSSSSGILLSWLSSNTSTTSPRKSLLPHPPIIPPAVTAGGAADDDQSDARNATAASRRVQSSAVGHSSASASEVGSSPAGRRERHRRFRYRTRR; encoded by the exons ATGCCAGGGTGGAAGAAGGCGTGGCTGTCGATGCTGGAccgagcaggcggcggcggcagtggcagcaGCGGGTCCCTGCAGGTGCACGTGCAGGGCCTCCactccccgtcctcctcctcgtcttccctCGCCAGCTACAAGCGGGGCGGCAAGTACGGCGTCGGCCACGTGAGTAgcaaggcggtggtggtgggctgCTTCTCCGCCgtgctcgcgctcgcgctcgccttCTTCTACGTCTCCGTCACCAGCGGGCCGGCCGCTGGCGACTCCTTcccctccccggccgccgcctcctcgtcgtcctcgtcgtcgtccgggATCCTCCTGTCGTGGCTGTCGTCGAACACGTCCACGACGTCGCCGAGGAAATCGCTTCTTCCCCACCCTCCCATTATTCCTCCTGCAGTGACTGCGGGCGGCGCTGCTGACGATGACCAGAGCGACGCGCGCAACGCAACGGCGGCGTCGCGTCGCGTGCAGAGCAGCGCAGTGGGGcactcgtcggcgtcggcgtcggaaGTCG GGTCCTCCCCTGCAGGGCGCCGGGAACGCCACCGTCGGTTCCGATACCGAACCCGCCGGTAA
- the LOC140223483 gene encoding uncharacterized protein — protein sequence MDDEWWRKARKDIPGCGGFRTKPLQNVDDLTIMFGDIINDETYHWNPMTSNPIIPQNDETPIEVDLDVGENLDGGGDDIHVYPTEEDNGGVVVSNIEEVSPSIGNAKRRSRVVIDKGKKAKTGTALVIQEKLNEIAEQAKAFTSRKVGEVTVEQVMDLILDCGAGYGTDEHFIATELFVKKDQRDMFMTLPTKDIRFGWLTRKFNAKYGN from the exons ATGGACGATGagtggtggaggaaggcaaggaag GATATCCCAGGATGCGGCGGCTTCAGGACAAAACCTCTGCAAAATGTGGATGATTTGACCATTATGTTTGGTGACATCATTAATGATGAAACATATCATTGGAACCCTATGACTTCCAACCCTATCATACCCCAAAATGATGAGACTCCTATTGAAGTAGACCTTGATGTTGGTGAGAACCTTGATGGTGGTGGGGATGATATTCATGTGTACCCAACAGAAGAAGACAATGGAGGTGTTGTTGTGAGTAACATTGAGGAGGTGTCTCCATCCATTGgcaatgcaaaaagaagatcgAGGGTTGTCATAGACAAAGGAAAGAAAGCAAAAACAGGAACCGCACTTGTGATTCAAGAAAAATTGAATGAGATAGCTGAACAAGCCAAGGCTTTCACATCAAGGAAGGTTGGTGAAGTTACTGTTGAACAAGTAATGGATCTTATTTTGGATTGTGGAGCGGGGTATGGTACCGATGAGCATTTTATTGCTACTgagttgtttgtgaagaaaGATCAAAGGGACATGTTCATGACACTTCCAACTAAGGACATTAGATTCGGTTGGCTTACAAGGAAGTTCAACGCCAAATACGGGAACTGA
- the LOC117863497 gene encoding protein trichome birefringence-like 2, whose translation MLRWRRTETDGASSSNNSVVGAPGQIARNTDVTTGNSIDAGTSSREEVTENAAVDNVQSSARQGALPSWPEWKVDRHRHRRAVRRRHPRRRKEVVLPAQDLVAEQSDGETAGAKANMAVGPGNDMAGVNTSMVVGPGNGGVVAGANASMGVAGAGNTRIVWTSGVQDLVSFARCDVFNGRWVRDESYGFYPPKSCALIDDDFNCHKNGRPDSDYLKWRWQPQGCDIPRLNATGFLERLRGQRIIFVGDSLNRNMWESLVCILRHGVRDKRNVYEASGKNQFKTRGYYSFRFTEYNCSVDFIRSIFLVKEMIREGINGTEDAKLKLDELDATTPAYQTADIVVFNTGHWWTHYKTSRGLNYYQEGNHVYRSLEVLDAYKRALTTWARWVDKNIDSRRTQVVFRGYSLSHFRGGQWNSGGRCHRETEPIFNQTYLTEYPEKMVIVEQVLRQMKTPVIYLNISTLTDYRKDGHPSVYRTWYETEEERMAAVKKQDCSHWCLPGVPDTWNELLYASLLQAGKGSWKL comes from the exons ATGCTGCGATGGCGAAGGACAGAGACAGACGGAGCCAGTTCTTCCAACAACTCCGTCGTCGGTGCTCCCGGTCAGATAGCGAGGAACACTGACGTCACCACCGGCAACTCAATTGACGCCGGGACTTCGAGCCGAGAAGAGGTAACCGAGAACGCCGCCGTCGACAACGTGCAAAGCTCGGCACGCCAAGGGGCTCTGCCATCATGGCCGGAGTGGAAGGTGGACAGGCATAGGCACAGGAGAGCCGTGCGGCGCAGGCACCCGAGGCGACGGAAGGAGGTCGTCCTCCCGGCGCAAGATCTCGTTGCCGAGCAGAGCGACGGCGAGACGGCTGGCGCCAAAGCAAACATGGCCGTCGGGCCAGGCAACGACATGGCCGGCGTGAACACCAGCATGGTCGTCGGGCCAGGGAACGGCGGCGTGGTCGCGGGCGCGAACGCCAGCatgggcgtcgccggcgccggcaacacCCGGATCGTGTGGACGTCGGGCGTGCAGGACCTGGTTTCCTTCGCCAGGTGCGACGTGTTCAACGGGAGGTGGGTGAGGGACGAGAGCTACGGGTTCTACCCGCCCAAGTCGTGCGCGCTCATCGACGACGACTTCAACTGCCACAAGAACGGCCGGCCGGACAGCGACTACCTCAAGTGGCGGTGGCAGCCGCAGGGCTGCGACATTCCCAG GCTGAACGCGACTGGATTCCTGGAGAGGCTGAGGGGGCAGAGGATCATATTCGTCGGCGACTCGCTGAACCGGAACATGTGGGAGTCACTGGTCTGCATCCTTCGCCATGGCGTCAGGGACAAGAGAAACGTGTACGAGGCATCAGGGAAGAACCAGTTCAAGACCAGAGGATACTACTCCTTCAGATTCACG GAGTACAATTGCTCGGTTGATTTCATAAGATCAATATTCCTCGTCAAGGAGATGATCCGTGAGGGTATCAATGGTACTGAAGACGCGAAGCTGAAACTGGACGAGCTAGATGCGACGACTCCGGCGTACCAGACTGCGGACATCGTCGTCTTCAACACCGGTCACTGGTGGACTCACTACAAAACATCAAGAGG GTTGAACTATTACCAAGAGGGCAACCATGTGTATCGCAGCCTTGAGGTTTTGGATGCATACAAGAGAGCTCTGACCACCTGGGCTAGATGGGTCGACAAGAACATTGATTCGAGAAGAACTCAGGTTGTATTCAGAGGATATTCACTATCACATTTCAG GGGAGGGCAGTGGAATTCAGGAGGGAGATGCCATAGGGAGACAGAGCCAATCTTCAATCAGACATACCTTACTGAGTACCCTGAGAAGATGGTAATCGTAGAGCAGGTCCTGAGGCAGATGAAAACTCCCGTgatatacctcaacatcagcACACTCACTGATTACCGAAAAGATGGCCATCCATCAGTGTACCGAACATGGTATGAAACGGAGGAGGAACGGATGGCAGCGGTGAAAAAGCAGGACTGCAGCCACTGGTGCTTGCCTGGCGTGCCAGATACGTGGAACGAACTACTGTATGCTTCGCTGCTCCAGGCAGGCAAAGGTTCATGGAAGTTGTGA